In Pseudomonas saudiphocaensis, one DNA window encodes the following:
- a CDS encoding translation initiation factor Sui1, whose product MARKTTSLSGLGGLVFSTDAGRHCPGCSQPVDACICNKAPTPEGDGIARVRRESKGRGGKTVTTITGVPLAGDQLKELASALKRRCGTGGALKDGVIEIQGDHVQLLLDELQKRGFKAKKSGG is encoded by the coding sequence GTGGCCAGGAAAACCACCTCTTTATCCGGCCTTGGCGGGCTGGTGTTTTCCACCGATGCGGGTCGGCACTGCCCTGGTTGCAGCCAACCAGTGGATGCCTGCATCTGCAACAAAGCGCCGACTCCCGAAGGGGATGGCATTGCCCGCGTACGTCGCGAGAGCAAGGGGCGGGGCGGCAAGACGGTAACGACCATCACCGGCGTGCCGTTGGCCGGGGATCAGCTAAAGGAGTTGGCCAGTGCCCTTAAGCGCCGTTGCGGCACGGGCGGTGCGCTCAAGGATGGAGTCATCGAAATCCAGGGCGATCATGTTCAGCTACTGCTTGATGAGCTGCAAAAGCGCGGATTCAAAGCAAAGAAATCCGGCGGCTGA
- a CDS encoding PilX N-terminal domain-containing pilus assembly protein yields MTVLPHHRQDGAVLVIALVMLLIVTLLGVGSMREVALESRITGNLVEQKKLRNAAESAQREAERRIGQAVTIEDCSESTSTIPCYQGRAEDYDYNFAATEDYSGLDGKTTLEREARWYIRFIAGPVNAGGGGTNDGGNSGGALAGIDTAESGSSFFYEVNAQAFKDGEEDDTCTGTTLCLTSTTLLIKK; encoded by the coding sequence ATGACTGTTTTACCCCACCACCGCCAAGATGGTGCCGTACTGGTCATCGCTCTCGTCATGCTATTGATCGTCACCCTCCTGGGGGTCGGCAGCATGCGAGAAGTCGCGCTGGAAAGCCGTATTACCGGCAATCTGGTTGAGCAAAAGAAATTGCGCAACGCCGCGGAGTCGGCCCAGCGCGAGGCAGAACGGCGCATAGGCCAAGCGGTGACTATCGAAGACTGCTCCGAGTCTACCTCAACAATTCCCTGCTATCAGGGGAGAGCCGAAGACTATGACTACAACTTCGCTGCCACAGAGGACTACAGCGGCCTCGATGGCAAAACCACTTTGGAGCGCGAGGCCCGCTGGTACATCCGCTTCATTGCCGGTCCAGTCAATGCAGGAGGCGGGGGCACGAACGACGGCGGTAATTCCGGCGGCGCCCTCGCGGGCATTGATACCGCCGAATCGGGAAGCAGCTTCTTCTACGAAGTGAATGCTCAGGCCTTCAAAGACGGCGAAGAAGACGACACCTGCACCGGCACCACCCTCTGTCTGACTTCCACCACGTTGCTCATCAAGAAATAA
- a CDS encoding GspH/FimT family pseudopilin, whose product MMNRNQGFTLVELMITLAVLAIFANIAVPAFDGLITRNRQQALMEQVAAVLNNARAEAILQRRTIEVCGSSDGKTCSASWANGWLVRAPDGRVMQLTQLPSHDALRWSGFQQSIRFHNNGSSPISNGRFYQCHEQKVAWQLVLNRQGRLRQGTPAENTEKASLCSQ is encoded by the coding sequence ATGATGAACCGAAATCAAGGCTTTACGCTTGTCGAATTGATGATCACCCTCGCCGTCCTGGCGATTTTCGCCAACATTGCCGTGCCAGCCTTCGATGGCCTGATCACTCGCAATCGTCAGCAGGCGCTTATGGAGCAGGTTGCAGCGGTTTTGAATAACGCTCGTGCAGAAGCAATCCTGCAACGTCGCACAATTGAGGTATGCGGCAGTAGCGACGGAAAAACTTGCTCAGCTAGCTGGGCCAACGGATGGCTCGTTCGCGCTCCGGACGGTCGAGTAATGCAACTCACCCAACTACCCAGTCATGACGCTCTGCGCTGGAGCGGCTTTCAGCAAAGTATCCGCTTTCACAACAACGGCTCGAGCCCAATCAGCAATGGACGCTTCTACCAATGCCACGAACAAAAAGTGGCTTGGCAATTGGTGCTTAACCGCCAAGGTCGCCTGCGACAGGGAACTCCTGCCGAGAATACAGAGAAAGCCTCGCTTTGCAGCCAATGA
- a CDS encoding PilW family protein encodes MNPKASQKQRGLSLVELMVAMALSSFLILGVTQIYLDNKRNYLYQQGQGENLENGRFALMLIGERLAKAGYRRNPALTMDVAFPSRTVDGCTFAAGQTVVRVDDSTLCLRYQPRDENETNCLGDTYSGSSDLSKPYDSDTTLPHFNTDDIMVEKIALADGALKCNSQELVSNIAGLHFDYGVNSDISLLKVNSYTTTPASGDIIRALRYSTLLVASTNNLTQGVESKVCSNPNNDDEVGDWEKLTGQTLTCEPGKLYQMVSSSSTLRNLMP; translated from the coding sequence ATGAACCCGAAAGCTTCCCAAAAGCAGCGCGGTCTATCGCTAGTCGAGCTGATGGTGGCCATGGCCCTCAGCAGCTTTCTGATCCTCGGAGTCACGCAGATTTATCTGGATAACAAGCGCAACTATCTCTATCAGCAGGGACAAGGCGAGAACCTGGAAAATGGCCGCTTCGCTCTAATGCTGATTGGTGAACGCTTGGCCAAAGCAGGCTACCGGCGCAATCCAGCCCTCACTATGGATGTAGCCTTTCCCTCCCGAACTGTTGACGGTTGCACCTTCGCGGCCGGGCAAACCGTCGTTCGTGTAGATGATTCCACTCTGTGCCTGCGCTACCAACCCAGGGATGAAAACGAGACCAACTGCTTGGGCGACACCTACAGCGGCAGTAGCGATCTCAGCAAGCCTTATGACAGCGACACCACTCTGCCTCATTTCAACACTGACGACATCATGGTCGAGAAAATCGCACTGGCCGACGGTGCTCTCAAATGCAATAGCCAAGAGCTGGTCAGCAACATTGCAGGTCTTCACTTCGATTACGGTGTCAACAGCGATATCTCCCTGTTGAAAGTCAACTCCTACACAACCACCCCAGCCTCCGGCGACATCATTCGCGCCTTGCGCTACTCCACTCTCCTAGTCGCCTCAACCAACAACCTGACCCAAGGCGTCGAGAGCAAGGTTTGCAGCAATCCGAACAACGATGACGAAGTCGGCGACTGGGAAAAGCTCACCGGCCAGACACTCACCTGTGAACCCGGCAAGCTCTACCAAATGGTAAGTAGCAGCTCGACCCTGAGGAACTTGATGCCATGA
- the thiO gene encoding glycine oxidase ThiO, producing the protein MKQETIIIGGGIIGLLSAYQLANAGQQVVLLESGETGSEASWAGGGIVSPLYPWRYSPAVTALAHWSQDFYPGLGESLRAHTGVDPEVHETGLYWLDLEDEEDALTWASAQGRPLQRVAMEQVHAAVPVLGEGFSNAVFMPGVANVRNPRLLRALRVALAGMANVRIVEHCPVTGFLHEGGRVLGVQTAKGEMRGERVVVAAGAWSGELLATLGLALPVKPMKGQMILFKCAEDFLPSMVLAKRRYAIPRRDGHVLVGSTLEDVGFDKTPTEDALDSLRATAAELLPALADAEVVRHWAGLRPGSPDGVPYIGEVPAYKGLWLNCGHFRNGLVLAPASCQLLTDLILGRKPTLDPAPYAVAGRLL; encoded by the coding sequence TTGAAGCAAGAAACAATCATCATTGGCGGCGGCATCATCGGTCTGCTTTCGGCGTACCAACTGGCCAATGCCGGCCAGCAAGTGGTTCTGCTTGAGTCGGGCGAGACGGGTAGTGAGGCCTCTTGGGCCGGGGGCGGGATTGTTTCGCCGTTGTATCCGTGGCGCTACAGCCCGGCGGTAACGGCGCTGGCGCATTGGTCGCAGGATTTCTATCCGGGTTTAGGCGAGAGCCTGCGAGCACATACAGGGGTTGATCCTGAGGTGCATGAAACCGGGCTTTACTGGCTGGATCTGGAGGATGAGGAAGATGCCCTGACCTGGGCCTCGGCTCAGGGGCGGCCGCTACAGCGGGTGGCGATGGAGCAGGTGCACGCCGCTGTCCCTGTACTAGGTGAGGGTTTCTCTAACGCTGTTTTCATGCCCGGCGTGGCCAATGTGCGTAACCCGCGACTGCTGCGGGCGCTGCGTGTGGCGCTCGCGGGAATGGCCAATGTGCGGATTGTGGAACATTGTCCGGTAACGGGCTTTTTGCATGAGGGCGGGCGGGTGCTGGGCGTTCAAACCGCGAAGGGAGAGATGCGTGGCGAACGTGTTGTGGTCGCTGCCGGCGCCTGGAGCGGCGAGCTGCTGGCTACGCTGGGGCTGGCGTTGCCGGTCAAACCCATGAAAGGCCAGATGATCCTGTTCAAATGCGCAGAAGACTTTCTGCCGAGCATGGTGCTGGCCAAGCGGCGTTATGCGATCCCGCGGCGGGACGGTCATGTGCTGGTTGGCAGCACGCTGGAAGATGTCGGCTTCGACAAGACTCCAACCGAAGATGCGCTCGACAGTCTCCGTGCTACGGCCGCCGAGCTTTTGCCGGCGCTGGCCGATGCCGAAGTGGTGCGGCATTGGGCGGGGCTGCGGCCGGGTTCGCCGGACGGTGTGCCTTATATAGGAGAGGTCCCTGCTTACAAGGGGCTTTGGCTCAACTGCGGGCATTTCCGTAACGGGCTGGTGCTGGCACCGGCGTCCTGTCAGTTGCTGACGGACTTGATATTGGGGCGCAAGCCGACGCTCGATCCGGCGCCTTATGCAGTGGCGGGGCGGTTGCTGTAA
- a CDS encoding Tfp pilus assembly protein FimT/FimU yields the protein MSRRSDMHGFTLVELMVAIAVLAIFIAIAVPSFGRLIENNRVTATANEFHSLLISARSDAVTKRTSIAVTQGNGIWSSGERTIEIPASVNVAPSVTSITFNPNGTATASSTTFTNSDDSLSFTVSTQTAGFVRKVQD from the coding sequence ATGTCACGCCGCAGCGACATGCATGGATTCACCCTGGTTGAGCTGATGGTCGCCATTGCCGTACTCGCCATATTCATAGCTATAGCGGTGCCGTCTTTTGGGCGCCTGATCGAAAACAACCGAGTGACAGCAACAGCCAACGAATTTCACTCGCTACTGATCTCCGCCCGTAGCGACGCCGTGACCAAGCGCACCAGCATCGCCGTGACCCAGGGCAACGGTATCTGGAGTAGTGGTGAGCGCACTATCGAAATTCCCGCCAGCGTGAACGTCGCGCCAAGCGTGACCAGCATTACGTTCAACCCAAACGGCACGGCCACGGCATCCAGCACCACCTTTACAAACAGCGACGACAGCCTCTCCTTTACCGTCTCGACCCAGACGGCGGGTTTCGTCAGAAAAGTCCAGGACTGA
- the pilV gene encoding type IV pilus modification protein PilV — translation MNRAHGIRGFSMIEVLVTILLICIGVLGLVALQGRTIAYTQDSALRNTAAMLADDLQELMRADLDKVIADGLPRSSSDYYKAKNADFPDPADDCTSLASASAPERLGCWAEKAKATLPGADDLMNSAFHICHTKTSGDCDGDGSTIEIQLAWAVKGGECLDDSENEYCTYAVRVEF, via the coding sequence ATGAACAGAGCACACGGCATCCGCGGCTTCAGCATGATCGAAGTCCTCGTCACCATTCTGCTGATCTGTATCGGCGTACTGGGTTTGGTCGCTCTGCAAGGACGAACCATCGCCTATACCCAGGACTCCGCCCTACGCAACACCGCCGCCATGCTCGCCGACGACCTGCAGGAGCTGATGCGGGCCGACCTCGACAAGGTAATCGCCGATGGCCTGCCGCGGAGCTCATCCGACTATTACAAGGCCAAGAATGCGGATTTTCCTGACCCAGCGGACGACTGTACGTCGCTCGCTAGCGCGAGCGCCCCGGAGCGGCTTGGCTGCTGGGCGGAAAAAGCCAAAGCGACCTTACCGGGTGCGGATGACCTAATGAACAGCGCTTTTCACATTTGCCATACCAAAACCTCTGGCGATTGCGATGGGGATGGTTCCACCATCGAAATCCAGCTCGCTTGGGCGGTCAAGGGCGGGGAATGCCTAGATGATAGCGAGAATGAATATTGCACCTACGCCGTGCGAGTGGAGTTTTAA
- a CDS encoding PilC/PilY family type IV pilus protein has protein sequence MKRITPFVFGALFGVASSLPAAWADSNSLVQTPLFVTSSVPPLNMLVMGRDHKLYYEAYNDASDLDGDGALDVGFKPSITYYGYFNTGVCYSHTNGRFEPTAVAGASNTCSNAWSGNFLNYLATSRMDALRKVLYGGYRATDTASETVLRAAFIPQDAHSSGKEYDPIRDNFNISDYAPLSTPAAGYRHMFAVTTLSNNGTPILRVLTNTQYRIWDWVSKEGPVASTNCVDNSTSCTTAGSDNWAIAPASLFPNGLTITTRRDNTGNPGDQTAMNNLFNATHTTCGTGTVTSINTTGQNNNPFSGSNGCGHDNYNTLITGTMRVPVTGTYTFGVNGDDAVDFYVGSTRVAYWYGGHAANNNQPGGTTGTISLIAGTDYTVKFRHEEGTGGDSWQLYYKAPNAAASTMTDYALNVLACPSNANLREGNCKAYSGSNGNVSYKPTGILHDFGENDSMKFGLLTGSYAKNTKGGVLRSNIDSFSREVNSATGQFNSNVTDGIVATLNKLRIVDFSYSNPNYQYTNCGWIGDVPITQKADGMCTMWGNPLAEMMFEGLRYFAGSTSGSSEYTYSGNARDTQSDLTLPAPAWVPPYTSKAAGGGGQQSCAVPVMTVISDINPSYDFTLPGSRFNSQGTSFNLPSKLSALDVSSATDAIGAAEGIHGKTFFIGQSTGDNADNAPTAKVIQNLSWARGLSPEEPSKQGTYYSAGIAKFAAENAVGGDKEMLTYSIALASPLPQIKFPIGTDGSKNITLVPFAKSVGGGSYGISPTTNFQPTNQIVDYYVVTIANTSGPTGADYDASVNQGRPFAQFRINYEDVEQGADHDMDAIVLYTLSVEADGSLKVKLDSEYAAGGIIQLMGYVISGTTADGIYLEVRDVDTTDGNHPYKLSTPPGKSPGWCATRLTSAECKALPTTATRTFSAAATSSGAGFLRDPLWYAAKYGMPDRNPAEVTGDPSNYFLVTNALTLKDQLTSAFNDIMQRNSSVTSPTISTEGSSTDDGTFAYTTSFNVDPWSGTLKKVNTENPGQAEGEWSTDKTLTGSGRNIKFARNGSLASFNWDNLNEAQQALLNKAPNGTTDTLGETRTNIIRSAKLGDIVNSSPLLVAGANYSISNANNLEGSDSYATYRSEQAGHSTIYVGANDGMLHAFNAKTGEERFAFIPSAVIKNLPILTAEDYGKEGGTSHRYFVDGSPVARDVYFNNAWHKVLLGSLGAGGRSVFALDITDPDSPELLWEFSDEDDSDMGYSIPTPGIFRLHTGDWAALVPNGYDSGSNSAVLFVLNIETGEVIKKLTATPELEDGESVDSLANGLSRLMGFDINNDGIVDYAYAGDLLGNLWRFDLIDTSANNPLTDDANADDLKVSFGGAPLYVARNAQGKRQPITAAPLLTRHPSGLGYIVTFGTGRYLTILDKSNSDQQSVYGIWDRKTAGESTSSSLTDNKSRSNLVGQFFTETTFNGKKAYSLSQNAIGWYDGQGTGDGNVDKWGWFIDLPANGERMVYNMRMLGNTQLLTTITPSDDPCEAGLTGTAYGINSTTGGATLYSTFDLDGDGAYDEGISGFVFDGGDFSISSGSIYVNDGDGASGVEDYGVNAGLTEGRQTWRQLPTKE, from the coding sequence ATGAAACGGATAACACCTTTTGTCTTCGGGGCACTGTTCGGCGTTGCAAGCAGCCTGCCGGCAGCCTGGGCCGACAGCAATTCACTTGTCCAGACCCCTCTTTTTGTAACCAGCTCGGTGCCACCTCTCAACATGCTGGTCATGGGACGTGACCACAAGCTGTATTACGAGGCTTATAACGACGCTTCTGACCTGGACGGCGATGGTGCTCTGGATGTTGGTTTCAAACCAAGCATCACTTATTACGGTTACTTCAACACCGGTGTCTGCTATAGCCATACGAATGGTCGTTTTGAGCCAACCGCAGTAGCCGGTGCCAGCAATACCTGCAGCAACGCTTGGAGCGGCAATTTCCTCAATTACCTAGCAACATCGCGTATGGATGCCCTGCGCAAAGTGCTCTACGGCGGCTACAGGGCTACGGACACAGCCAGCGAGACGGTCCTGCGCGCTGCTTTCATTCCCCAAGACGCTCACAGCTCGGGCAAGGAATACGATCCGATCCGGGATAACTTCAATATTAGCGATTACGCGCCGCTTTCTACACCGGCTGCCGGCTATCGGCATATGTTTGCCGTTACAACACTGAGCAATAACGGGACTCCAATCCTGCGCGTACTCACTAATACTCAATACCGAATCTGGGATTGGGTATCCAAAGAAGGCCCGGTGGCAAGCACTAATTGCGTCGACAACAGTACGTCCTGCACAACCGCAGGCTCAGATAACTGGGCCATCGCGCCCGCCAGTCTTTTCCCTAACGGACTGACAATTACCACGCGGCGAGACAACACCGGGAATCCAGGCGACCAAACCGCGATGAACAATCTGTTCAATGCGACCCATACCACTTGCGGTACTGGTACCGTCACGAGCATCAACACAACCGGTCAGAACAACAACCCTTTTTCAGGAAGCAACGGCTGCGGCCATGACAACTACAACACACTGATAACCGGAACCATGCGGGTGCCCGTCACTGGAACCTACACATTCGGAGTAAATGGTGACGATGCCGTTGATTTCTACGTCGGCTCCACACGCGTTGCTTATTGGTATGGTGGCCACGCTGCCAATAACAACCAACCAGGTGGTACTACCGGCACAATTTCCCTGATCGCAGGCACCGACTACACCGTTAAATTCCGTCATGAGGAAGGTACTGGCGGTGACAGCTGGCAGCTCTACTACAAGGCCCCGAACGCCGCAGCCAGCACAATGACGGACTACGCTCTGAACGTTCTTGCTTGCCCGAGTAACGCCAATCTGCGGGAGGGCAACTGTAAAGCCTATTCCGGAAGCAATGGCAACGTCAGCTACAAACCTACCGGCATCCTGCATGACTTCGGCGAAAATGACTCGATGAAGTTTGGGCTTCTGACCGGTTCCTACGCGAAGAATACAAAAGGCGGCGTACTACGCAGCAACATCGACTCCTTTTCCCGTGAGGTAAACAGCGCTACCGGCCAATTCAACTCTAATGTTACGGACGGCATCGTCGCTACATTAAACAAACTTCGTATCGTTGACTTCAGCTACTCGAATCCCAACTACCAATACACAAACTGCGGCTGGATAGGCGACGTTCCCATCACCCAAAAAGCCGACGGCATGTGCACAATGTGGGGCAACCCACTCGCTGAAATGATGTTCGAAGGTCTACGCTATTTCGCCGGATCGACCTCGGGCTCGTCTGAGTACACATACAGCGGAAATGCTCGGGACACCCAATCGGATCTGACCTTACCTGCACCGGCCTGGGTACCACCTTATACGTCCAAAGCTGCCGGCGGCGGCGGTCAACAAAGCTGCGCTGTCCCGGTCATGACAGTCATTAGCGATATCAACCCCTCATACGATTTCACCTTGCCAGGCAGCCGCTTCAATAGCCAGGGTACAAGTTTCAACCTCCCATCGAAGCTGAGCGCGTTGGACGTTTCAAGCGCAACGGACGCAATTGGCGCCGCCGAAGGCATTCATGGAAAGACATTCTTTATAGGCCAGTCCACAGGGGATAACGCCGACAACGCCCCCACCGCCAAAGTCATCCAGAACCTATCGTGGGCGCGCGGATTGTCCCCCGAGGAACCTAGCAAGCAAGGCACCTATTATTCAGCAGGCATTGCCAAGTTCGCCGCAGAAAATGCCGTAGGCGGTGACAAGGAGATGCTTACCTACTCCATTGCTCTTGCCTCGCCGTTACCGCAGATAAAATTCCCTATCGGCACCGATGGCAGCAAGAACATCACGTTGGTTCCTTTTGCAAAGTCTGTGGGTGGCGGAAGCTATGGCATCTCTCCTACAACTAATTTCCAGCCGACCAACCAGATCGTCGACTACTACGTAGTCACTATCGCCAATACATCCGGCCCTACCGGTGCTGATTATGACGCCAGCGTCAACCAGGGCCGCCCATTCGCGCAGTTCCGCATCAACTACGAAGACGTTGAACAAGGCGCAGACCACGATATGGACGCCATCGTCCTCTATACCTTGTCAGTCGAAGCAGACGGTTCGCTGAAGGTTAAGCTCGACTCAGAATATGCCGCTGGCGGCATTATCCAGCTTATGGGCTACGTTATCTCCGGCACTACCGCTGACGGCATATACCTTGAAGTGCGCGATGTAGATACTACTGATGGAAACCATCCCTACAAACTGAGCACTCCGCCGGGCAAGAGCCCGGGCTGGTGCGCAACCAGGCTAACTTCTGCAGAGTGTAAAGCGCTGCCAACGACTGCAACGCGTACCTTTAGCGCCGCGGCTACTTCCTCCGGAGCGGGGTTCCTTAGGGATCCCCTCTGGTATGCCGCCAAATACGGTATGCCTGATAGAAACCCTGCCGAAGTTACGGGTGATCCTAGCAACTACTTCCTGGTAACCAACGCCCTGACCCTGAAAGACCAGTTGACCAGTGCGTTTAACGACATCATGCAGCGCAACAGCAGCGTCACCTCGCCCACGATCAGCACGGAAGGCAGCAGTACCGATGATGGTACTTTTGCCTACACCACCAGCTTCAATGTGGATCCCTGGAGCGGCACGCTGAAAAAGGTCAACACCGAGAATCCTGGGCAAGCGGAGGGGGAATGGTCTACCGATAAAACGCTTACCGGCTCTGGTCGTAATATAAAGTTCGCCAGGAATGGTTCGTTAGCGTCGTTCAACTGGGACAACCTGAACGAAGCTCAGCAAGCGCTGCTAAACAAAGCCCCGAACGGCACGACCGACACCCTAGGCGAAACACGCACAAACATAATCCGCAGCGCGAAGCTCGGCGATATCGTTAACTCGTCTCCACTACTGGTAGCGGGCGCCAATTACTCCATCAGCAATGCCAACAACCTGGAAGGTAGCGACAGCTACGCAACCTATAGAAGTGAACAGGCAGGCCACTCCACAATCTATGTCGGGGCTAACGATGGCATGCTACATGCGTTTAACGCCAAAACCGGGGAGGAGCGTTTTGCCTTTATTCCCAGTGCCGTAATCAAAAATCTTCCAATACTCACTGCAGAAGACTATGGCAAGGAAGGTGGCACGTCTCACCGGTACTTTGTCGATGGCTCTCCCGTAGCTCGTGACGTGTACTTTAATAACGCATGGCACAAGGTACTACTTGGCAGCCTCGGTGCCGGTGGACGCTCCGTTTTTGCTTTAGATATCACGGATCCAGACAGCCCAGAATTGCTTTGGGAGTTCAGCGACGAAGACGACAGCGACATGGGATATAGCATTCCTACCCCGGGAATCTTCCGTCTGCATACTGGTGACTGGGCTGCTCTCGTACCCAACGGTTACGACAGTGGCAGTAACTCTGCCGTACTGTTCGTGCTCAACATCGAGACTGGCGAGGTCATAAAAAAGCTGACCGCTACGCCAGAACTGGAGGATGGTGAGAGTGTGGACAGCCTGGCCAACGGTCTGTCTCGCCTGATGGGCTTCGATATCAACAACGACGGCATCGTCGATTACGCCTATGCCGGAGACCTGCTGGGCAACCTCTGGCGTTTTGACCTAATTGACACAAGCGCGAACAACCCACTCACAGACGATGCGAATGCAGACGACCTTAAAGTTTCATTTGGAGGTGCACCACTCTACGTGGCCCGCAACGCACAGGGCAAGCGCCAGCCAATCACCGCAGCACCACTGCTGACCAGACACCCTAGCGGCTTGGGCTATATCGTGACTTTCGGCACCGGACGCTACCTGACAATACTCGACAAGAGTAATAGTGATCAGCAGAGCGTATACGGCATCTGGGATCGCAAGACCGCCGGGGAATCCACCAGCAGCTCACTAACTGATAACAAAAGTCGCAGCAACTTGGTGGGGCAGTTCTTCACCGAAACGACCTTCAACGGCAAAAAGGCTTATAGCCTCAGCCAGAACGCCATTGGCTGGTACGATGGCCAAGGAACTGGCGACGGCAACGTTGACAAATGGGGCTGGTTTATCGATCTCCCCGCAAACGGCGAACGCATGGTCTACAACATGCGCATGCTCGGTAACACTCAACTGCTAACCACTATCACCCCAAGTGACGATCCTTGCGAGGCAGGGCTGACCGGCACCGCCTACGGAATCAATTCGACAACTGGGGGCGCCACCCTCTATTCAACATTCGATCTAGATGGCGATGGAGCATATGACGAAGGAATTTCCGGCTTTGTCTTCGACGGCGGCGATTTTAGTATCTCTAGCGGCAGCATCTATGTGAACGACGGCGACGGCGCAAGTGGCGTCGAGGATTACGGCGTGAACGCCGGCCTAACAGAAGGTCGCCAAACCTGGCGCCAACTGCCAACCAAGGAGTGA